The Candidatus Poribacteria bacterium DNA segment GGTGGATGACTGGGCAGCGCTGAAGCAGTATGCCGACGACCTCGGCATCGGCATCGGCGCGATCAACCCGAACCTGTTCCAGGACATGGACTACAAGCTGGGGAGCGTGTGCCACCCGAAGGCAGAGGTGCGCCAGAAAGCAGTCGAGCACCTGCTCGAATGCACCGAGATCATGCGAATCACGGGCTCCAAGTTCCTGAGCGTGTGGCTCGCGGACGGGACGAACTACCCGGGTCAGGACGACTTCCGAGCCCGCAAAGCGCGGCTCTACGACGCCCTCAAGGTCGCCTACGACGACCTTCCGGTCGGGAGCCGCATGCTGGTCGAGTACAAGTTTTTCGAGCCCGCGTTCTACCATACCGATCTGCCGGACTGGGGCGCGGCGATCCTGATGTGCCAGAAGCT contains these protein-coding regions:
- a CDS encoding sugar isomerase, with protein sequence MSRESRIRARYDLLAEDLQALGIDVNAVKTRLRKQHIETPSWGYGDSGTRFGVFRQDWAARDAQERLRDGAVVHEFTGVTPTVALHIPWDKVDDWAALKQYADDLGIGIGAINPNLFQDMDYKLGSVCHPKAEVRQKAVEHLLECTEIMRITGSKFLSVWLADGTNYPGQDDFRARKARLYDALKVAYDDLPVGSRMLVEYKFFEPAFYHTDLPDWGAAILMCQKL